A stretch of the Polyangiaceae bacterium genome encodes the following:
- a CDS encoding bifunctional precorrin-2 dehydrogenase/sirohydrochlorin ferrochelatase, whose protein sequence is MRFFPVELDVAGREALVVGASGEVVSKIGRLLDAGARVLVVTTGPLDPAVEQWVAEGRVVFERREARLEDVDGKVLVFVATTDADRAAPFYKRAVDEGRLLCTLDRPELSTFANRAVVHASGMTMTFASGGAAPGALRRIREDLEVLFADPRFGRFLDALGRLRARLPRGERAAKMAEAVRGFGIDATLRFPTWLDERDPP, encoded by the coding sequence GTGCGTTTTTTCCCGGTGGAGCTCGATGTGGCGGGGCGCGAAGCGCTCGTCGTGGGTGCGAGTGGTGAGGTGGTGTCCAAGATCGGACGGCTGCTCGATGCGGGCGCGCGGGTCTTGGTCGTGACGACGGGGCCGCTGGATCCAGCGGTCGAGCAGTGGGTGGCCGAGGGGCGAGTGGTGTTCGAGCGGCGGGAGGCACGGCTCGAAGACGTCGATGGCAAGGTGCTGGTGTTTGTCGCGACAACCGATGCGGATCGTGCAGCGCCTTTTTACAAGCGGGCGGTCGATGAGGGGCGCCTGCTTTGCACGCTTGATCGGCCGGAGCTTTCGACGTTCGCGAATCGTGCGGTCGTGCATGCGTCTGGGATGACGATGACGTTCGCCTCGGGCGGCGCGGCGCCGGGAGCGTTGCGGCGGATCCGCGAAGATCTCGAGGTGCTCTTTGCGGATCCGCGGTTCGGCCGGTTCCTCGATGCGCTCGGGCGACTGCGGGCTCGGCTGCCTCGGGGAGAGCGAGCGGCGAAGATGGCCGAAGCGGTGCGGGGGTTTGGCATCGACGCCACATTGCGATTTCCAACGTGGCTCGACGAACGCGACCCGCCGTGA
- a CDS encoding sigma-70 family RNA polymerase sigma factor produces the protein MDRSNQAQAVTAISATERIPGATFRAAVARFVERNPGTSREALARALRQRLATRGIDYHLRTLKRQISGAVATIPPEVHSTLRDIISELVGGDAAHDNHERLASIDDGFDIGAADVLPIYIARERALPLAKLWLYLHPDQSKRALALRLRSELERMGIRLNIDSLQSILAGKQQLVRREIKDVLLGMLQADGIENAEQAEARWNELSNEIHASHEGRFFENARKIHDVACAWKVVHKEPSSRKLALRLKERLRERGIEMGLPHIQKLVDGRARRVRHGVATAIEEILQLDMEAQPAAVPTPAALIASELDLAWVRAEPIAAMAQKYVAANPGTTMRKLSIQMSHVVERLGYATSPNTIQPILGGHKKKTRGFVYRAMLEIDGQSMTPVPIEHVIGHAARRDRERKAQPSASDEAPASSDPQPQPEPMPAPKPMVRHVAEDAPAPQSATRSTLAAYRFAISRCQSLDKATELELAWRYRRDGDIAAAHALVESHLQFVVKVASQFRGYGMQLADLVEEGNLGLLEAVRRFEPSRNLRFKTYAIYWIRAFVVEHLLREWSIVGGGSGALVSRTFFRLRRERARLESLLGEHDSTIDAALAKRFHTSEDAIRTMTQRVGSRDTSLDASPGGDGPSLLDLLSDPMSDPEVQTATAQRNAFVRSVVDDALESFDSRERLIVQTRLFAGDDEVSLADLGRRLGVSRERVRQLEERTKSKLKSAFEAVANQSQYCGVEALCA, from the coding sequence GTGGACAGAAGCAACCAAGCGCAAGCGGTCACTGCGATCAGTGCGACCGAACGCATCCCGGGCGCGACATTTCGCGCTGCGGTGGCGCGGTTTGTCGAGCGAAACCCAGGGACTTCACGCGAAGCGCTCGCACGCGCTCTGCGGCAGCGGCTAGCGACGCGCGGGATCGACTATCACCTGCGTACACTCAAGCGGCAGATCTCCGGCGCCGTCGCAACCATTCCGCCGGAAGTGCACTCCACGTTGCGCGACATCATTTCCGAGCTCGTTGGGGGCGATGCCGCTCATGACAATCATGAACGACTTGCGAGCATCGACGACGGTTTCGACATCGGCGCTGCGGACGTTCTTCCGATCTACATTGCCCGCGAACGAGCTCTCCCGCTCGCAAAGCTCTGGCTCTACCTGCATCCGGATCAGTCGAAGCGCGCGCTGGCGTTGCGTTTGCGCAGCGAGCTCGAACGTATGGGCATCCGCCTGAACATCGATTCGTTGCAAAGCATCCTCGCGGGCAAACAGCAGCTCGTGCGGCGCGAGATCAAAGACGTGCTGCTCGGGATGTTGCAGGCCGACGGCATCGAGAATGCGGAGCAGGCCGAAGCGCGCTGGAACGAATTGTCGAACGAGATCCACGCTTCGCACGAAGGTCGCTTCTTCGAGAACGCGCGGAAGATCCACGACGTCGCTTGCGCTTGGAAAGTCGTCCACAAAGAACCGTCGTCGCGCAAGCTTGCATTGCGGCTCAAGGAACGCCTCCGTGAACGCGGGATCGAGATGGGTTTGCCCCACATCCAGAAGCTCGTCGACGGCCGCGCTCGGCGAGTTCGTCATGGCGTAGCGACGGCCATCGAAGAGATCTTGCAACTCGATATGGAGGCGCAGCCCGCTGCCGTGCCGACACCAGCGGCATTGATTGCCAGCGAGCTCGACTTGGCGTGGGTGCGGGCCGAGCCGATTGCGGCGATGGCGCAGAAGTACGTGGCGGCCAATCCGGGCACGACGATGCGCAAGCTTTCGATCCAGATGTCGCATGTCGTCGAGCGGCTTGGTTATGCGACGAGCCCCAATACGATTCAGCCGATCCTTGGTGGTCACAAGAAAAAGACGCGCGGTTTCGTCTATCGCGCGATGTTGGAGATTGACGGTCAGTCCATGACGCCTGTGCCGATCGAGCACGTGATTGGGCATGCCGCGCGGCGAGATCGCGAGCGCAAGGCGCAGCCGTCGGCATCGGATGAAGCGCCTGCATCATCCGATCCTCAGCCACAGCCGGAGCCAATGCCAGCGCCCAAGCCAATGGTTCGGCACGTCGCCGAAGATGCTCCTGCGCCACAATCCGCCACGCGTTCGACGTTGGCGGCGTATCGCTTCGCCATTTCGCGTTGTCAATCGCTCGACAAGGCAACCGAGCTCGAGCTTGCGTGGCGTTATCGACGGGACGGCGACATCGCCGCGGCCCATGCGCTCGTCGAAAGCCATTTGCAATTCGTCGTGAAGGTAGCGTCGCAATTCCGAGGGTACGGGATGCAGCTCGCGGATCTCGTCGAAGAAGGAAACCTCGGGCTCCTCGAAGCCGTGCGTCGATTCGAACCGTCGCGCAATCTTCGTTTCAAGACGTACGCCATTTATTGGATACGTGCGTTCGTCGTGGAACACCTTTTGCGTGAATGGAGCATCGTTGGTGGCGGCAGCGGAGCGCTCGTGTCACGCACATTTTTTCGATTGCGTCGAGAACGAGCACGACTCGAATCATTGCTCGGCGAACACGACAGCACGATCGACGCGGCCCTTGCCAAACGTTTTCACACGTCCGAGGATGCCATTCGCACGATGACCCAGCGCGTGGGCAGCCGAGATACGTCGCTCGATGCGTCGCCGGGCGGAGACGGTCCTTCGCTTTTGGATCTGCTTTCGGATCCGATGTCGGATCCGGAAGTTCAAACGGCAACTGCGCAGCGCAATGCATTCGTGCGCAGCGTGGTGGACGATGCGCTCGAATCATTCGATTCTCGCGAACGGCTCATCGTTCAAACGCGGCTCTTTGCGGGCGACGATGAAGTGAGCCTCGCCGATTTGGGCAGGCGTCTCGGCGTTTCGCGCGAACGCGTGCGGCAGCTCGAGGAGCGCACGAAGTCGAAGTTGAAGAGCGCTTTTGAAGCGGTGGCGAACCAATCGCAATATTGCGGTGTCGAAGCCTTGTGTGCTTGA
- a CDS encoding BamA/TamA family outer membrane protein, translating into MKCVFDGVEIARFFAPLLALVAITAPARSEDAKAPRLPEARDSTTAATGTQDRQHIRYVLEGIELRGNVRTAGRVILRYVKFRAGDLLDVADPELELTRYRLLGTGFFSTVDMGLRKGSRRGAAVLVIEVVERNTLIVENLSAGVAADEDTAGNARPLSAFLGLQVAETNLAGTGITLGAGIAIAADQYALQTRFVDPSFVGTGWSAAATLFYNDGRDFFGNRDVTFEAPQIPQREVTDYAVVAYRRFGATVGTGHDLGIASAFSLAYHFEQVNATVPVAASHMRGDAREPILFSILPGRSVLSELRAALTYDTRDAPFLTARGTFAQAGVTLTLPGSDYAYQSFEASFRRWFPLPRKHVLRLGAFAGVIAGDAPFFRRFYVGDFTDLLPDRLLDLAPDRRQPPNFLNTDIIEVRYGDFAAKLEAEYRIPLYVGRESVYGVDMFGSLGVYSVATRREFTDPPPGYEGFRRVPIDLTGNLGLRIDTKLGGITLAFSNLIGLIASRNGERK; encoded by the coding sequence ATGAAGTGTGTGTTTGACGGCGTCGAGATCGCTCGCTTTTTCGCGCCGCTTTTGGCACTCGTGGCCATCACGGCTCCCGCGCGCAGCGAGGACGCGAAAGCACCTCGGTTGCCGGAGGCGCGTGATTCCACGACCGCGGCGACGGGCACGCAAGATCGGCAGCATATTCGATACGTGCTCGAAGGCATCGAGCTGCGGGGAAACGTGCGCACCGCGGGTCGCGTCATTTTGCGCTACGTCAAGTTTCGCGCAGGGGATTTGCTCGACGTCGCCGATCCCGAATTGGAGCTGACCCGATATCGGCTTTTGGGCACGGGGTTTTTCTCGACCGTCGACATGGGCCTTCGCAAAGGTTCGCGACGTGGCGCGGCGGTGCTCGTCATAGAAGTCGTCGAACGCAACACGCTCATCGTGGAGAATCTCTCTGCCGGCGTCGCGGCGGATGAAGATACCGCTGGCAATGCTCGACCGCTTTCGGCGTTTTTGGGTCTACAAGTGGCCGAGACGAATTTGGCGGGTACGGGAATCACGCTCGGCGCGGGTATTGCCATTGCTGCGGATCAATATGCATTGCAGACGCGCTTCGTGGATCCATCCTTCGTGGGAACGGGCTGGTCGGCGGCGGCCACGCTCTTTTACAACGATGGGCGCGACTTTTTCGGTAATCGGGATGTCACGTTCGAGGCGCCGCAGATTCCGCAGCGCGAGGTGACGGATTATGCCGTCGTTGCTTATCGTCGCTTTGGCGCCACGGTGGGCACGGGTCATGACCTCGGAATCGCTTCGGCATTTTCGCTCGCATACCATTTCGAGCAAGTCAATGCGACGGTACCCGTCGCGGCCTCGCACATGCGCGGAGATGCGCGCGAGCCCATATTGTTTTCGATTCTGCCGGGCAGGAGCGTGCTCTCGGAGCTTCGCGCAGCGCTCACGTACGACACGCGCGACGCACCTTTTTTGACGGCCCGAGGGACGTTTGCGCAAGCTGGCGTCACGTTGACGCTGCCCGGAAGCGATTATGCTTATCAAAGCTTCGAAGCGAGCTTTCGCCGCTGGTTTCCATTGCCGCGAAAACACGTGCTCCGCCTTGGAGCGTTTGCTGGAGTCATTGCGGGAGATGCACCATTTTTTCGCAGGTTTTACGTCGGCGATTTCACGGATCTTTTGCCCGATCGCCTGCTCGATCTCGCACCGGATAGAAGGCAGCCGCCCAATTTTTTGAATACGGACATCATTGAAGTACGTTATGGCGATTTTGCCGCAAAGCTCGAAGCCGAATATCGAATTCCGCTCTACGTGGGTCGTGAATCCGTGTACGGTGTGGATATGTTCGGGTCGCTCGGCGTGTATTCCGTGGCGACTCGGCGTGAATTCACGGATCCTCCGCCGGGTTACGAAGGGTTTCGCCGGGTTCCGATCGATTTGACGGGAAATTTGGGATTACGTATCGATACGAAGCTCGGCGGCATAACGCTCGCCTTCTCCAATTTGATTGGACTGATTGCGTCGCGCAATGGAGAGCGCAAGTGA
- a CDS encoding bifunctional phosphoribosyl-AMP cyclohydrolase/phosphoribosyl-ATP diphosphatase HisIE has protein sequence MQIGWAASELVPAVVQDRLTGQVRMVAYVSRESLARTIETGRATFFSRSRQELWEKGATSGNALHVHEIVADCDADALLFLVDPKGPTCHTGQPSCFFRRVRTDGTAEDTGTDAAAFLELLEREIASRKASTAQKSYTRSLLDGGAAKIGDKLREEADELARAIANEPYDRVAAEAADVVYHLLVGLASRNVPVRDVLAVLAARAGTSGIVEKAQRDKAR, from the coding sequence GTGCAAATCGGCTGGGCAGCATCGGAGCTCGTCCCCGCCGTCGTGCAAGATCGCCTCACCGGCCAAGTGCGCATGGTCGCGTACGTCAGCCGGGAATCGCTCGCGCGTACCATCGAAACAGGACGCGCAACGTTCTTCAGTCGATCACGTCAGGAGCTTTGGGAAAAGGGAGCGACGAGCGGCAACGCGCTGCATGTCCACGAGATCGTCGCAGACTGTGACGCCGACGCGCTCCTTTTCCTCGTCGATCCCAAAGGGCCCACCTGTCACACGGGGCAACCATCGTGTTTCTTTCGGCGCGTACGAACCGACGGGACTGCGGAAGATACGGGCACGGATGCCGCAGCGTTTCTCGAGCTGCTCGAACGCGAGATCGCGTCGCGCAAAGCATCGACTGCGCAGAAGAGTTACACGCGATCGCTGCTCGATGGTGGAGCTGCGAAGATTGGCGACAAGCTTCGTGAAGAGGCGGACGAGCTTGCGCGAGCAATCGCAAACGAGCCCTACGATCGCGTCGCAGCGGAAGCAGCAGACGTGGTCTACCACCTGCTCGTAGGCCTCGCGTCGCGCAACGTGCCTGTGCGCGATGTCCTCGCGGTGCTCGCTGCGCGCGCTGGAACGAGCGGCATCGTCGAGAAAGCCCAGCGCGACAAAGCACGCTGA